Proteins encoded by one window of Methylovirgula ligni:
- a CDS encoding DUF7146 domain-containing protein yields MNQTLHGLPPSTRARMRIKDILRRATQLADVTGATPAARYLQKLDCAGAIDLAHGDLYAVDFIQNWACGGSYFPALIAHAHCGEANAIEATFLTPDGDLARVKEPKLLLGTPLGGATVRISTDFQSSEELWIARSIETGCRAAFAGVPRNVVAGLRMDNIAQALAIEELKPKRIFLAFSLHDETPLKLKQRVEAAEALRDRGFEVRIKVVDELEGLAL; encoded by the coding sequence ATGAACCAGACGCTCCACGGCCTCCCGCCATCCACGCGTGCGCGCATGCGGATCAAGGACATCCTGCGCCGCGCGACACAGCTTGCGGATGTAACGGGCGCAACGCCCGCAGCGCGCTATCTGCAAAAGCTCGATTGCGCCGGCGCGATCGATCTCGCACATGGCGATCTCTATGCCGTCGACTTCATCCAGAATTGGGCCTGTGGCGGCAGCTATTTCCCGGCGCTGATCGCGCATGCGCATTGTGGCGAGGCCAATGCGATCGAGGCGACGTTCCTGACGCCCGACGGCGATCTCGCCCGCGTCAAGGAGCCGAAGCTGCTGCTCGGCACGCCGCTCGGTGGCGCGACGGTTCGGATTTCGACCGATTTCCAGAGCAGCGAGGAATTATGGATCGCGCGCTCGATCGAAACCGGCTGCCGCGCCGCCTTCGCCGGCGTGCCGCGCAATGTCGTCGCTGGACTGCGGATGGACAATATCGCCCAGGCGCTGGCGATTGAGGAACTCAAGCCGAAGCGCATCTTCCTCGCCTTTTCGCTGCACGACGAAACGCCGCTCAAACTAAAGCAGCGCGTCGAAGCGGCCGAGGCTTTGCGCGACCGCGGCTTCGAGGTGCGGATCAAGGTTGTCGACGAGCTGGAGGGATTGGCGCTGTGA
- a CDS encoding phage portal protein has protein sequence MGFLRKFHRQVDWSEDEQLWAGSQFTSHSATGVAINQTNALSATTFYACVMMLSEDVAKLKPLLFQPRDDGGRNLVTKHWLVDLLRKPNDWQSGFEFRQMMMVQLLLRENAYAVICRTKGGRPYKLIPVNSDRVAIWEAPSGELFYRVTPLGLHEMAELRDQPFLIPAEDVFHLRGLSINGLLGSSRIVLHKDAVGLAIAQEQQQSRWMQADSNPGGILTTNARLGPGTAERIAKDWRTLHSGMSNSGKVAVLEQGLKFNKLGMSAADMDFINGRNYQRQDIALLFRIPPHMIGIVQGRSAAGVVDQQAAEYLNFTLTGHTQRFSDKADLAFNISGMGMFLDWDYSILTRADQATRYQNYQKMIAGGFGTPNEARIDDGKNPMPDGDKLWKPTNIAYAGSDVGGTAPEGAGRPSEDDVGGDED, from the coding sequence ATGGGCTTCTTGCGCAAGTTTCATCGCCAGGTTGACTGGAGCGAGGACGAGCAGCTCTGGGCCGGCTCGCAATTCACGTCGCATTCGGCGACAGGAGTGGCTATCAACCAGACCAACGCGCTCTCGGCGACGACATTTTACGCTTGCGTGATGATGCTCTCGGAGGACGTCGCCAAGCTTAAACCCTTGCTTTTCCAGCCGCGCGACGACGGCGGCCGCAATCTCGTAACCAAGCATTGGCTCGTCGATCTACTCCGTAAGCCGAATGACTGGCAATCGGGCTTCGAATTTCGCCAGATGATGATGGTCCAGCTTCTCCTGCGGGAGAACGCTTATGCCGTCATCTGCCGAACGAAAGGCGGCCGTCCTTACAAGCTCATTCCAGTAAATTCGGATCGTGTCGCGATCTGGGAAGCACCGAGCGGCGAGCTCTTTTACCGCGTTACACCGCTTGGCCTCCATGAAATGGCCGAGTTGCGCGATCAGCCGTTCTTGATTCCCGCAGAAGACGTTTTCCATCTCCGCGGGCTTTCCATCAACGGACTTCTTGGCTCTTCTCGGATCGTTTTGCACAAGGATGCGGTCGGACTCGCGATAGCGCAGGAGCAGCAGCAATCCCGCTGGATGCAGGCGGATAGCAATCCTGGCGGCATTCTGACGACCAATGCGCGTTTGGGTCCCGGTACTGCGGAACGCATTGCCAAAGATTGGCGCACGCTGCATTCGGGCATGAGCAATTCCGGCAAAGTCGCAGTCCTGGAACAGGGGCTCAAGTTCAATAAGCTCGGTATGTCGGCTGCCGACATGGACTTCATCAACGGCCGCAACTATCAGCGGCAAGACATCGCGCTGCTCTTCAGAATCCCGCCGCACATGATTGGCATCGTCCAAGGTCGCAGCGCGGCCGGTGTTGTCGATCAGCAGGCCGCCGAATATCTCAATTTCACGTTGACCGGCCACACGCAGCGCTTCAGCGACAAGGCCGACCTTGCGTTTAACATTTCCGGCATGGGTATGTTCCTCGATTGGGATTATTCGATCCTGACCCGTGCCGACCAGGCCACGCGATATCAGAACTACCAGAAGATGATCGCTGGCGGCTTCGGGACTCCGAACGAGGCGCGAATCGACGACGGCAAGAATCCTATGCCGGATGGCGACAAGCTCTGGAAGCCGACCAATATCGCCTATGCCGGCAGCGACGTCGGCGGCACGGCACCCGAGGGCGCAGGGCGACCCTCGGAGGATGATGTCGGAGGGGACGAAGACTGA
- a CDS encoding DUF2312 domain-containing protein, producing MSESHRRNGVAGEELRGYIERIESIRAEKKELSEDEKLVMAEARAAGFDTRTIGYVVKVRSKKPSEVEEAKALADLYLSALGMQKELPLFRTVDLMDVDVTAKEQVVEALKKFVPSAGAIVIEAGGKPLRLTRGEDGEVLVAEVEKPKRDGGGNTSKTKPAKPPADVPDCDPDAAEELGRDAARADVPIIRNPVPVRRSAAAALGSGMAQAIGQRRHGAW from the coding sequence ATGTCTGAATCGCATCGCCGCAACGGCGTCGCCGGCGAGGAACTGCGCGGCTATATCGAACGGATCGAATCCATCCGTGCCGAGAAGAAAGAACTCTCGGAAGACGAAAAGCTCGTGATGGCCGAAGCGCGCGCCGCCGGCTTCGACACACGCACCATCGGCTATGTCGTCAAGGTGCGCAGCAAGAAGCCGTCCGAGGTCGAAGAGGCAAAGGCGCTCGCTGACCTCTATCTGTCCGCGCTCGGCATGCAAAAGGAATTGCCGCTGTTCCGCACCGTCGATCTCATGGATGTCGACGTGACGGCAAAGGAGCAGGTGGTCGAGGCATTGAAGAAATTCGTGCCATCGGCGGGCGCGATCGTCATCGAGGCCGGCGGCAAGCCGCTGCGGTTGACGCGCGGCGAAGATGGCGAGGTGCTCGTCGCCGAAGTCGAAAAGCCGAAGCGCGACGGGGGGGGCAATACTTCAAAAACCAAGCCGGCGAAGCCGCCAGCCGACGTGCCCGATTGCGACCCCGATGCAGCCGAGGAGCTTGGCCGCGACGCCGCGCGTGCGGATGTGCCGATCATCAGGAATCCGGTTCCCGTTCGGCGATCCGCGGCGGCCGCGCTGGGATCTGGGATGGCGCAAGCAATCGGGCAACGACGGCATGGGGCCTGGTGA
- a CDS encoding HNH endonuclease — protein MKLARPLIKTADTSIARTPAKRADPHYLTTNWKALRKAVFDRDHWTCVVPGCRQRAIVCEHICSRRKGGTDDMANLASLCRDHDNRFKELPSGARRNSEEWERLFAPKG, from the coding sequence ATGAAACTTGCTCGACCACTCATCAAGACGGCCGACACGTCGATCGCGCGCACGCCAGCGAAGCGCGCCGATCCGCATTACCTGACGACAAACTGGAAGGCACTGCGAAAAGCTGTCTTCGATCGCGATCACTGGACTTGCGTCGTCCCCGGATGCCGGCAGCGCGCCATCGTCTGCGAACACATCTGCAGCCGTCGCAAGGGCGGCACTGACGACATGGCGAACCTCGCCTCGCTCTGCCGGGACCACGACAACCGCTTCAAAGAACTGCCGAGCGGCGCGCGTCGCAACTCTGAAGAGTGGGAACGCCTCTTTGCTCCGAAGGGGTAG
- the nusG gene encoding transcription termination/antitermination protein NusG, with amino-acid sequence MKPEPVKQIDRAEHADIYALYERATLAEVRRREIIAAERAPISWHLIYSVPQAERLAEEYLRRIGCEVFIPTWIFKRRLRKKEVERHVPLYRNYVFVGVTGQSFAEIEGCKGVLETVRIAGVPVAIPETIVGDLMLAVELRCFVMDYRTGWVKRVRPGTPAAAFERFRVGEWVKVIEGPFQGHQAQIVMAPKRDHVKVLMSIFGRENQTDMPLDALEPLS; translated from the coding sequence ATGAAACCAGAGCCGGTGAAGCAGATTGATCGCGCCGAGCACGCTGACATTTACGCGCTCTATGAGCGCGCCACACTGGCAGAAGTGCGCCGTCGCGAAATCATTGCCGCCGAACGGGCGCCAATATCGTGGCATCTGATCTACAGTGTGCCGCAGGCGGAACGATTGGCCGAGGAATATCTGCGGCGCATCGGCTGCGAGGTCTTCATCCCGACATGGATATTCAAGCGACGGCTACGTAAAAAGGAGGTAGAGCGCCATGTGCCGCTCTACCGCAATTACGTCTTCGTCGGCGTGACGGGTCAGAGCTTTGCCGAGATTGAGGGCTGTAAAGGCGTCCTAGAGACGGTGCGGATCGCTGGTGTGCCCGTCGCTATTCCAGAGACCATCGTTGGCGATCTCATGTTAGCGGTGGAGCTGCGTTGCTTCGTTATGGATTATAGAACCGGCTGGGTGAAACGTGTGAGGCCGGGCACGCCGGCGGCTGCCTTCGAGCGCTTTCGTGTCGGCGAATGGGTGAAAGTCATCGAAGGACCATTTCAAGGTCATCAGGCGCAGATCGTGATGGCGCCGAAGCGCGATCATGTGAAAGTGCTGATGTCCATCTTTGGGCGGGAAAACCAAACCGATATGCCGCTCGATGCTTTGGAGCCGTTGTCGTGA
- a CDS encoding terminase large subunit: MNVPAPIEDEWSFACPDWWERLQQGRSLLPSLPLDKIEADRAVGIYNKFCLPDVTGNPSLGEVGGDWFRDFIRAFFGSLDRNGRRRVKKALGLVPKKQSKTTNSAALMLTGLLMNKRPRADFINVAPTKLLAEIAYEQAVGMIDSDPEGYLQKRFRPRDHLKQIDDLLMDAVWKIRAFDLNVTNGIIPAGILIDELHLIARDPNAARVIGQLIGGMLPILESFCLYITSQSDEPPVGVFKTELSRARAIRDGRIKGDLLPFLYEFPTAIQEDDSRWLDQSIWHCVLPNLRRSVQIEDLASGLREAEFAGKQEVARWASQHLNIQIGSKQASDSWPGVEYWDLNEDPSISLETLIAHCELIVPGVDGGGLDDLLGLNCIGIEKGTGRWLSWAHAWAHEIVKERRKSIVSQLEDFEKDGDLTFVTQMKTAYDECADLIAQIDAAGLIGLIGFDPAGASGVVKALAERGIEGDERIFGVRQGYSLAGPVKDVETKLADGELIHAAQPLMTWCAGNAKIQVTQNGYIVTKQASGTAKIDPLMALFNAAGVLRANPQPVSAYSADHGLYIF, from the coding sequence TTGAACGTTCCGGCGCCGATCGAGGATGAATGGTCGTTCGCTTGTCCCGACTGGTGGGAGCGTCTCCAGCAAGGCCGCTCGCTGCTGCCGAGCTTGCCGCTGGATAAGATCGAGGCCGATCGCGCTGTCGGGATTTACAATAAGTTTTGCCTTCCGGACGTCACCGGAAACCCGAGCCTGGGCGAAGTCGGCGGCGATTGGTTCCGCGACTTCATCAGAGCGTTCTTTGGCTCCCTCGACAGAAACGGCCGCCGCCGCGTCAAGAAGGCGTTGGGCCTCGTTCCGAAGAAGCAATCCAAGACCACGAACTCCGCGGCCTTGATGCTCACCGGGCTGCTGATGAATAAGCGCCCGCGAGCTGACTTCATCAATGTGGCGCCGACCAAGCTCCTCGCTGAGATCGCCTATGAGCAGGCGGTCGGCATGATTGATAGCGATCCTGAAGGTTACCTGCAGAAAAGGTTTCGTCCCCGCGACCATCTCAAGCAGATCGACGATCTGCTCATGGACGCAGTCTGGAAAATCCGGGCGTTCGATTTGAACGTCACGAACGGAATTATCCCGGCGGGCATCCTCATCGATGAGCTGCATCTAATCGCGCGAGATCCGAACGCGGCGCGCGTGATAGGCCAGCTCATCGGCGGCATGTTACCGATCCTGGAGAGCTTCTGCCTTTACATCACCTCGCAGAGCGATGAGCCCCCCGTGGGCGTGTTCAAAACCGAGCTCTCCCGCGCCCGCGCCATCCGCGACGGCCGGATCAAGGGCGATTTGCTGCCGTTTCTTTACGAGTTCCCGACCGCGATTCAGGAAGACGATAGCCGCTGGCTGGATCAATCGATCTGGCATTGTGTGCTGCCTAACCTTCGGCGATCGGTGCAGATCGAGGATCTCGCCAGCGGGTTGCGCGAAGCGGAATTCGCCGGCAAGCAGGAAGTCGCACGCTGGGCCTCGCAGCATCTGAATATCCAGATCGGCTCGAAGCAGGCGTCCGACTCGTGGCCTGGCGTCGAATATTGGGACCTCAACGAAGATCCCAGCATCTCGCTCGAAACTCTCATCGCCCACTGCGAACTCATCGTTCCCGGCGTCGATGGCGGTGGCCTCGACGACTTGCTCGGGCTGAATTGCATCGGCATCGAAAAAGGCACCGGACGCTGGCTTTCATGGGCTCACGCCTGGGCGCACGAGATCGTCAAGGAACGGCGCAAGTCGATCGTCTCGCAGCTCGAGGACTTCGAGAAAGACGGCGATCTAACCTTCGTCACACAGATGAAGACCGCTTACGACGAATGCGCGGATCTGATCGCACAGATCGACGCTGCTGGGCTTATCGGCCTCATCGGCTTCGATCCAGCCGGCGCCTCGGGAGTTGTAAAGGCTCTCGCGGAACGCGGCATCGAGGGTGATGAGCGCATCTTCGGTGTGCGTCAGGGTTACTCGCTGGCTGGCCCTGTCAAGGACGTCGAGACGAAGCTCGCCGATGGCGAACTGATTCACGCGGCCCAGCCACTCATGACCTGGTGCGCCGGCAACGCCAAAATCCAAGTGACACAGAACGGATACATCGTGACGAAGCAGGCCTCGGGCACCGCCAAGATTGATCCGCTCATGGCGCTCTTCAACGCCGCCGGCGTGCTGCGTGCCAATCCCCAGCCCGTGTCAGCCTATTCGGCCGATCACGGCCTTTACATTTTCTGA